A section of the Centroberyx gerrardi isolate f3 chromosome 8, fCenGer3.hap1.cur.20231027, whole genome shotgun sequence genome encodes:
- the mblac2 gene encoding acyl-coenzyme A thioesterase MBLAC2 yields MSATDWYAHKSLGDGLFWIQERFYQSENRANIWLLRGSHQDVVIDTGLGLRSLPDYINAKGLLGEDPQRKNPLLAVATHAHFDHSGGLHQFQQVGVHSAEVDALANGDNFETVTWLSDREIVQAPSPGWRARHYKVKAVQPTHILQEGDVINLGDRQLTVLHMPGHSRGSISLHDRDNKLLFSGDVVYDGAMIDWLPYSRVSDYISSCERLVGLVDSEQVDQVLPGHYNTFGAKRLHRLASTYISRAGTCPAKFSTFAWRTLAGVALRASNPRSAC; encoded by the exons ATGTCTGCAACCGACTGGTACGCTCACAAGTCGCTCGGAGACGGCCTGTTCTGGATCCAGGAGCGGTTCTACCAGTCTGAGAACCGGGCCAACATTTGGCTGCTGCGCGGCTCGCACCAGGACGTGGTGATAGATACGGGACTGGGCTTGAGGAGCTTACCTGACTACATCAACGCCAAGGGGCTGCTCGGCGAGGACCCGCAGCGGAAGAACCCGCTCCTAGCTGTCGCCACCCACGCCCACTTCGACCACTCGGGCGGCCTGCATCAGTTCCAACAGGTGGGCGTCCACAGCGCCGAGGTCGATGCCCTGGCCAACGGAGACAACTTCGAGACGGTCACCTGGCTCAGCGACAGGGAGATCGTCCAGGCTCCCAGTCCGGGATGGAGGGCAAGGCACTACAAAGTCAAGGCGGTGCAgcccacacacatactgcaggaGG GTGATGTAATCAACCTGGGTGACAGGCAGCTGACGGTGCTTCACATGCCCGGTCACTCGCGGGGCAGCATCTCCCTCCACGACCGGGACAATAAGTTGCTTTTCAGCGGAGACGTCGTGTATGACGGCGCCATGATCGACTGGCTGCCCTACAGCCGCGTCAGCGACTACATCAGCAGCTGTGAGCGTCTGGTGGGGCTGGTGGACAGCGAACAG GTGGACCAAGTCCTCCCAGGACACTACAACACCTTCGGAGCGAAGCGGCTCCACCGGCTCGCGTCCACGTACATCAGCAGAGCCGGAACGTGCCCCGCAAAGTTCTCCACATTTGCCTGGAGGACTCTGGCTGGGGTGGCGCTGCGGGCGTCCAACCCACGGAGTGCCTGCTAA